The Geotrypetes seraphini chromosome 6, aGeoSer1.1, whole genome shotgun sequence genome includes a window with the following:
- the LOC117362041 gene encoding uncharacterized protein LOC117362041 isoform X1: MSELMSLKPAFEAWYLKEFFEFKSHINKNIYVQCKLCLPTPKVLSTAMNSTSNLKKHLEKMHPSAPWKRKADTSAEELNLRTKKICISNESASCSNRVFVLTQRKVDALITDFIIEDMQSLNVVEQPAFIKLIQSLQPSKAVLSRRSLVSTIEKRYSVMCNNLAAHFTSVRYFCTTADIWSTHNRSFFGTTVHWIDEMSLVRKSAALRCTRFNGRHTCDAIVSVLEQIHANFGINDKVQMIITDNGSNFIKAFRLYGDPESSPVVKPGKSLNNDGYEENEDVEFTDMQNAMQMDSRNVDKLEYSLPAHKPSASHTLNLIASQDASKAMSTLSYKKIYCSTMAKCSALWSIVNRNVEASEIIWDELHTCLIVPKDTRWNSQYEAVDKVRLLSVTCESGLQTVCEKLKLPVFPQIEINFLGEYCMVMKPVANALDILQGEKNCYIGFLLPTIVSLKYRLQSIRHDLKLANPLADAILKGIETHFASSFESEELILAAVSLPQFRLRWCMEEHIKEKARNLLKNHMMQLSATQDEVEKTTKSVVVLDDQEDFFSFGSSDSGNDNYVGSVHQQLELYLNSNDKSLDCLKTFPLVKEIFIKHNTAIPSSAPVERLFGAGGQVLIPRRSHLDDDHFEMLLLLRANKTFVNC, translated from the exons atgagtGAATTGATGTCTCTCAAACCTGCTTTTGAAGCCTGGTATTTAAAGGAGTTTTTTGAGTTTAAGAGTCACATAAATAAGAATATATATGTGCAATGCAAATTGTGCTTACCTACACCAAAAGTGCTCAGCACCGCTATGAACAGTACTTCAAATCTTAAGAAGCATCTTGAG AAAATGCACCCTTCAGCTCCCTGGAAAAGAAAAGCGGACACTTCAGCTGAGGAATTAAACCTCCGAACCAAGAAAATTTGTATATCTAATGAAAGTGCTTCATGCAGCAACCGCGTTTTTGTATTGACACAAAGAAAGGTGGATGCTTTGATAACTGACTTCATCATAGAAGATATGCAATCTTTGAATGTTGTTGAACAGCCAGCATTTATAAAATTGATTCAAAGCTTACAGCCCAGTAAAGCAGTCTTAAGCAGGAGGTCTCTGGTATCTACCATTGAGAAACGATACAGTGTGATGTGTAACAACCTTGCTGCACATTTTACATCTGTTCGTTATTTTTGCACAACTGCTGACATATGGAGCACTCACAATCGCAGTTTCTTTGGTACAACTGTGCACTGGATTGATGAGATGTCTTTGGTGCGAAAATCTGCCGCTCTTAGATGTACAAGATTTAATGGACGACACACTTGTGATGCTATTGTATCTGTTCTTGAACAGATTCATGCAAACTTTGGAATTAATGACAAAGTTCAGATGATTATCACTGACAATGGCTCCAACTTTATAAAGGCATTCAGACTTTATGGTGATCCAGAAAGTTCACCTGTTGTAAAACCTGGCAAATCTTTGAACAATGATGGATATGAAGAAAATGAAGATGTTGAATTTACTGATATGCAAAATGCAATGCAGATGGATAGTAGAAATGTAGATAAATTAGAGTATTCTTTGCCAGCTCATAAGCCAAGTGCTTCACACACTCTAAATTTGATTGCTTCTCAGGATGCCTCCAAGGCAATGTCTACTCTTTCCTATAAGAAAATTTATTGTAGCACCATGGCTAAATGTTCAGCACTCTGGAGTATAGTAAACAGAAATGTTGAGGCTTCAGAAATTATTTGGGATGAACTTCACACTTGTCTAATTGTGCCCAAAGACACCCGGTGGAATTCCCAATATGAGGCAGTAGACAAGGTGCGCCTTCTATCTGTAACATGTGAAAGCGGACTTCAAACTGTTTGTGAGAAATTAAAACTGCCAGTCTTTCCACAAATAGAGATTAATTTTCTTGGAGAGTACTGCATGGTCATGAAGCCTGTTGCTAATGCCTTGGATATATTGCAGGGTGAGAAGAATTGCTACATAGGATTTCTCCTACCGACTATAGTATCTCTCAAGTATAGATTACAAAGCATTAGGCATGACTTGAAGCTAGCAAATCCGTTAGCAGATGCAATTTTAAAGGGGATTGAGACACACTTTGCCTCCTCATTTGAATCTGAAGAATTGATCCTTGCTGCAGTAAGTTTGCCACAGTTTCGCctgagatggtgcatggaagaACACATAAAGGAGAAAGCTAGAAATCTTCTGAAGAATCATATGATGCAGTTATCAGCCACTCAAGATGAAGTGGAGAAAACTACCAAATCAGTTGTAGTATTAGATGATCAAGaggattttttttcatttggaagCAGTGACAGTGGAAATGATAATTATGTCGGAAGCGTACACCAGCAATTAGAACTTTATTTAAATAGCAATGACAAATCATTGGACtgtttaaaaacatttccattagTTAAAGAGATTTTCATTAAACATAACACTGCAATCCCTTCAAGTGCTCCAGTAGAAAGACTTTTTGGTGCTGGTGGGCAAGTGTTGATACCTAGACGCAGCCATCTTGACGATGACCATtttgaaatgctgctgttgctaagagCAAACAAAACTTTTGTTAATTGTTAA
- the LOC117362041 gene encoding uncharacterized protein LOC117362041 isoform X2, with protein MYLKVQDWAFYEIHTTKVEKLRRPLEKMHPSAPWKRKADTSAEELNLRTKKICISNESASCSNRVFVLTQRKVDALITDFIIEDMQSLNVVEQPAFIKLIQSLQPSKAVLSRRSLVSTIEKRYSVMCNNLAAHFTSVRYFCTTADIWSTHNRSFFGTTVHWIDEMSLVRKSAALRCTRFNGRHTCDAIVSVLEQIHANFGINDKVQMIITDNGSNFIKAFRLYGDPESSPVVKPGKSLNNDGYEENEDVEFTDMQNAMQMDSRNVDKLEYSLPAHKPSASHTLNLIASQDASKAMSTLSYKKIYCSTMAKCSALWSIVNRNVEASEIIWDELHTCLIVPKDTRWNSQYEAVDKVRLLSVTCESGLQTVCEKLKLPVFPQIEINFLGEYCMVMKPVANALDILQGEKNCYIGFLLPTIVSLKYRLQSIRHDLKLANPLADAILKGIETHFASSFESEELILAAVSLPQFRLRWCMEEHIKEKARNLLKNHMMQLSATQDEVEKTTKSVVVLDDQEDFFSFGSSDSGNDNYVGSVHQQLELYLNSNDKSLDCLKTFPLVKEIFIKHNTAIPSSAPVERLFGAGGQVLIPRRSHLDDDHFEMLLLLRANKTFVNC; from the exons ATGTATTTGAAAGTGCAAGATTGGGCTTTTTACGAAATACACACTACAAAAGTGGAAAAACTAAGAAGACCATTGGAG AAAATGCACCCTTCAGCTCCCTGGAAAAGAAAAGCGGACACTTCAGCTGAGGAATTAAACCTCCGAACCAAGAAAATTTGTATATCTAATGAAAGTGCTTCATGCAGCAACCGCGTTTTTGTATTGACACAAAGAAAGGTGGATGCTTTGATAACTGACTTCATCATAGAAGATATGCAATCTTTGAATGTTGTTGAACAGCCAGCATTTATAAAATTGATTCAAAGCTTACAGCCCAGTAAAGCAGTCTTAAGCAGGAGGTCTCTGGTATCTACCATTGAGAAACGATACAGTGTGATGTGTAACAACCTTGCTGCACATTTTACATCTGTTCGTTATTTTTGCACAACTGCTGACATATGGAGCACTCACAATCGCAGTTTCTTTGGTACAACTGTGCACTGGATTGATGAGATGTCTTTGGTGCGAAAATCTGCCGCTCTTAGATGTACAAGATTTAATGGACGACACACTTGTGATGCTATTGTATCTGTTCTTGAACAGATTCATGCAAACTTTGGAATTAATGACAAAGTTCAGATGATTATCACTGACAATGGCTCCAACTTTATAAAGGCATTCAGACTTTATGGTGATCCAGAAAGTTCACCTGTTGTAAAACCTGGCAAATCTTTGAACAATGATGGATATGAAGAAAATGAAGATGTTGAATTTACTGATATGCAAAATGCAATGCAGATGGATAGTAGAAATGTAGATAAATTAGAGTATTCTTTGCCAGCTCATAAGCCAAGTGCTTCACACACTCTAAATTTGATTGCTTCTCAGGATGCCTCCAAGGCAATGTCTACTCTTTCCTATAAGAAAATTTATTGTAGCACCATGGCTAAATGTTCAGCACTCTGGAGTATAGTAAACAGAAATGTTGAGGCTTCAGAAATTATTTGGGATGAACTTCACACTTGTCTAATTGTGCCCAAAGACACCCGGTGGAATTCCCAATATGAGGCAGTAGACAAGGTGCGCCTTCTATCTGTAACATGTGAAAGCGGACTTCAAACTGTTTGTGAGAAATTAAAACTGCCAGTCTTTCCACAAATAGAGATTAATTTTCTTGGAGAGTACTGCATGGTCATGAAGCCTGTTGCTAATGCCTTGGATATATTGCAGGGTGAGAAGAATTGCTACATAGGATTTCTCCTACCGACTATAGTATCTCTCAAGTATAGATTACAAAGCATTAGGCATGACTTGAAGCTAGCAAATCCGTTAGCAGATGCAATTTTAAAGGGGATTGAGACACACTTTGCCTCCTCATTTGAATCTGAAGAATTGATCCTTGCTGCAGTAAGTTTGCCACAGTTTCGCctgagatggtgcatggaagaACACATAAAGGAGAAAGCTAGAAATCTTCTGAAGAATCATATGATGCAGTTATCAGCCACTCAAGATGAAGTGGAGAAAACTACCAAATCAGTTGTAGTATTAGATGATCAAGaggattttttttcatttggaagCAGTGACAGTGGAAATGATAATTATGTCGGAAGCGTACACCAGCAATTAGAACTTTATTTAAATAGCAATGACAAATCATTGGACtgtttaaaaacatttccattagTTAAAGAGATTTTCATTAAACATAACACTGCAATCCCTTCAAGTGCTCCAGTAGAAAGACTTTTTGGTGCTGGTGGGCAAGTGTTGATACCTAGACGCAGCCATCTTGACGATGACCATtttgaaatgctgctgttgctaagagCAAACAAAACTTTTGTTAATTGTTAA